A section of the Pseudomonas prosekii genome encodes:
- the dinB gene encoding DNA polymerase IV, producing MTQRKIIHVDCDCFYAAIEMRDDPRLAGKPLAVGGSADRRGVIATCNYEARAYGVRSAMSSGHALKLCPDLTIVKPRMDAYREASKEIHTIFTDYTELIEPLSLDEAFLDVSDSAHFGGSATRIAQDIRRRVSNQLHITVSAGVAPNKFLAKIASDWKKPNGLFVITPDQVEDFVSGLPVSKLHGVGKVTADKLGRLGIVDCAHLREWNKLALVREFGSFGERLWSLARGIDERLVHNDNRRQSISVENTYDVDLPDLRSCLDKLPELLETLAGRMARIDSSYRPGKPFVKVKFHDFTQTTLEQAGAGRDLGSYQLLLTQAFNRGGKPVRLLGVGVRLEDLRGGFEQMELFER from the coding sequence ATGACTCAACGCAAAATCATCCACGTCGACTGTGACTGTTTTTACGCCGCCATCGAGATGCGTGATGACCCGCGCCTGGCCGGCAAGCCTCTGGCGGTGGGTGGTTCGGCGGACCGGCGCGGCGTCATTGCGACCTGTAACTACGAAGCGCGGGCCTATGGCGTGCGGTCGGCGATGTCGTCCGGGCATGCCTTGAAGCTGTGCCCGGACCTGACCATCGTCAAGCCGCGAATGGACGCCTATAGAGAAGCATCGAAGGAAATTCACACGATCTTCACCGATTACACCGAGCTTATCGAACCGCTTTCCCTCGATGAGGCTTTCCTCGACGTGTCCGACAGCGCGCATTTTGGCGGCAGCGCCACGCGCATTGCCCAGGACATCCGCCGTCGCGTCTCGAATCAACTGCACATCACCGTGTCTGCTGGCGTGGCGCCGAACAAATTTCTGGCGAAGATCGCCAGTGACTGGAAAAAGCCCAACGGCCTGTTCGTGATTACGCCCGATCAGGTCGAGGATTTCGTCAGCGGTTTGCCGGTGAGCAAGTTGCACGGCGTGGGCAAGGTCACCGCCGACAAGCTCGGGCGGCTCGGCATCGTCGATTGCGCGCATTTGCGGGAGTGGAATAAATTGGCGCTGGTGCGGGAATTCGGCAGCTTTGGTGAGCGACTCTGGAGCCTGGCGCGTGGGATAGATGAGCGACTGGTGCACAACGACAACCGTCGGCAGTCGATCAGCGTCGAAAATACCTACGACGTCGATCTGCCGGATCTGCGCAGTTGTCTGGATAAACTCCCCGAATTGCTCGAGACCCTGGCCGGACGCATGGCGCGGATCGACAGCAGCTATCGGCCGGGCAAACCGTTCGTCAAAGTAAAATTCCATGACTTCACGCAAACCACGCTGGAACAGGCCGGGGCAGGGCGGGATCTGGGCAGTTATCAGTTGTTATTGACCCAGGCGTTCAATCGCGGCGGCAAACCGGTGCGGTTGTTGGGGGTCGGGGTGCGGTTGGAGGATTTGCGCGGAGGGTTTGAGCAGATGGAGTTGTTTGAACGGTAG
- the mprF gene encoding bifunctional lysylphosphatidylglycerol flippase/synthetase MprF, whose protein sequence is MRANSSDPQDPVTATQPIKAERLRLLDRVSKYRQPIGLAVTLLLFAIALIACRHLLSELDLYALHDSILEVPKPALIGALVATIVGFVILLGYEWSASRYAGVKLAPRTLALGGFTAFAIGNAIGLSMLSGGSVRYRLYARHGLGAADVAHMTLFASLSLGCALPPLAALATLSNLPAASAALGLSEILLGVIAAAVLLLTAVLAIGIYRRRLPEQPYPDNLLVKAGRRTLRLPGRRLTFLQLVITALDVAAAATVLYLLLPEAPPFGAFLLVYLLALAAGVLSHVPGGVGVFEAILLAAFADTLGAAPLAAALLLYRLIYVVLPLLVACIFLLINEGQRLFQSRQSLRAASGLAAPILALLVFLSGVVLLFSGATPEIDTRLEHIGFLIPHRLVDASHFGASLIGVLCLLLAQGLRRRLSAAWMLTTILLLVGALLSLLKGFDWEEACLMTLTASLLGVFRSSFYRASRLTELPFSPLYLVASLCVLAASMWLLLFAYQDVPYSHQLWWQFTLDADAPRGLRSLLGAAVLLVVVSLTWLLRTARPVIHLPTTEELDRAVKILMASSQPDGGLALTGDKALLFHPNDQAFLMYARRGRSLVALYDPIGPSQQRAEMIWQFRDLCDIHHARPVFYQVRAENLPYYMDIGLTAIKLGEEARVDLHRFDLEAKGKEMKDLRYTWNRGTRDGLSLEIHEPGHAPMDELKVISDAWLTGKNVREKGFSLGRFSNEYLKHFRVAVIRFEGRPVAFANLLETYSHDLASLDLMRAHPEAPKLTMEFMMVGLIQHYKNHGYARFSLGMVPLSGLQPRRGAPLTQRLGSMVFRRGEQLYNFQGLRRFKDKFQPDWEPRYMAVPAGLDPLVALADTAALIAGGLTGLVKR, encoded by the coding sequence ATGCGCGCCAATTCGTCTGATCCACAAGACCCCGTCACCGCGACACAACCGATCAAAGCCGAGCGTTTGCGCCTGCTTGATCGGGTCAGCAAGTATCGCCAGCCGATTGGTCTGGCGGTCACCCTGCTGTTGTTCGCCATCGCGCTGATTGCCTGTCGCCATCTATTAAGCGAACTTGATCTGTATGCGCTGCACGACTCGATCCTGGAAGTGCCGAAACCGGCATTGATCGGTGCGCTGGTCGCGACCATCGTTGGCTTCGTCATTTTGCTCGGCTATGAATGGTCGGCCAGCCGCTACGCCGGCGTGAAGCTTGCGCCGCGCACGTTGGCGCTGGGCGGCTTCACTGCATTCGCCATCGGTAACGCAATCGGCCTGTCGATGCTCTCGGGCGGCTCGGTTCGCTACCGTTTATATGCACGCCATGGTCTGGGCGCTGCCGACGTCGCGCACATGACGCTGTTTGCCAGCCTCTCGCTCGGTTGCGCGCTACCACCACTGGCAGCGCTCGCGACCTTGAGCAACCTGCCCGCCGCCTCTGCCGCGCTGGGACTTTCCGAAATTTTGCTCGGCGTGATCGCTGCTGCGGTGCTGCTGCTGACTGCGGTGCTGGCGATCGGCATTTACCGTCGGCGTTTACCGGAACAGCCCTACCCGGACAACCTGCTGGTCAAGGCCGGCCGCCGCACGCTGCGCCTGCCGGGTCGGCGCCTGACTTTCTTGCAACTGGTGATCACCGCGCTGGACGTCGCTGCGGCCGCCACCGTGTTGTATCTGTTGCTGCCGGAAGCGCCGCCCTTCGGCGCGTTCCTGCTGGTTTACCTGTTGGCGCTGGCCGCCGGCGTGCTCAGCCATGTACCCGGCGGCGTCGGCGTGTTCGAAGCGATTCTGCTCGCCGCGTTCGCCGACACGCTCGGCGCTGCGCCACTCGCCGCGGCGCTGCTGCTCTATCGTCTGATTTACGTGGTGCTGCCGCTGCTGGTCGCGTGCATCTTCCTGCTGATCAATGAAGGCCAACGCCTGTTCCAATCGCGGCAGTCGCTGCGCGCGGCGTCCGGTCTTGCGGCGCCAATCCTCGCTTTGCTGGTGTTCTTGTCCGGCGTGGTGCTGCTGTTTTCCGGCGCGACTCCGGAGATCGACACCCGACTGGAACACATCGGTTTTCTGATCCCGCACCGCTTGGTCGACGCCTCGCACTTTGGTGCGAGCCTGATCGGCGTGCTGTGTTTGCTGCTGGCCCAAGGCCTGCGCCGCCGACTCTCGGCGGCATGGATGCTGACCACCATTCTGTTGCTGGTTGGCGCCCTGCTCTCGCTGCTCAAGGGTTTCGACTGGGAAGAAGCCTGCCTGATGACCCTCACCGCGAGCCTGCTCGGGGTGTTTCGCAGTTCGTTCTATCGCGCCAGCCGCCTGACTGAACTGCCGTTCTCGCCGCTGTATCTGGTGGCCAGCCTGTGCGTACTCGCGGCGTCGATGTGGCTGCTGCTGTTTGCGTATCAGGATGTGCCTTACAGCCATCAACTCTGGTGGCAGTTCACCCTCGACGCCGATGCGCCGCGTGGTTTGCGCTCGCTGCTGGGGGCCGCCGTGCTGCTGGTGGTGGTTTCGCTGACCTGGTTGCTACGCACGGCGCGTCCGGTGATTCATTTGCCGACCACCGAAGAGCTGGACCGCGCGGTGAAAATCCTCATGGCATCGTCGCAACCCGACGGCGGCCTCGCGCTCACCGGTGACAAGGCGTTGCTGTTTCATCCCAACGACCAGGCGTTCCTGATGTACGCGCGCCGTGGCCGCAGCCTGGTGGCGTTGTACGACCCGATCGGTCCGAGCCAGCAACGTGCGGAAATGATCTGGCAGTTCCGCGACCTCTGTGACATCCACCACGCCCGCCCGGTGTTCTATCAGGTGCGCGCCGAGAACCTGCCGTACTACATGGACATCGGCCTGACCGCGATCAAGCTTGGCGAAGAAGCGCGGGTCGATCTGCATCGCTTTGATCTCGAAGCCAAGGGCAAAGAGATGAAAGACCTGCGCTACACCTGGAACCGTGGCACCCGCGACGGTTTGTCGCTGGAAATCCACGAACCGGGCCACGCGCCGATGGATGAGCTGAAGGTGATTTCCGATGCCTGGCTGACCGGCAAGAACGTGCGCGAGAAAGGCTTCTCGCTCGGCCGTTTCAGCAATGAATACCTCAAGCATTTCCGTGTCGCGGTGATTCGTTTCGAAGGACGCCCGGTGGCATTCGCCAACCTGCTCGAGACTTACAGCCATGACTTGGCCAGCCTCGACCTGATGCGCGCGCACCCGGAAGCGCCGAAGCTGACCATGGAATTCATGATGGTCGGCCTGATTCAACATTATAAAAACCATGGATACGCACGTTTCAGCCTGGGCATGGTGCCGCTTTCGGGGCTACAACCCCGGCGTGGCGCACCGCTGACCCAGCGTCTGGGCTCGATGGTATTCCGCCGTGGTGAGCAGCTGTACAACTTCCAAGGCTTGCGCCGCTTCAAAGACAAATTCCAGCCTGACTGGGAACCCCGTTATATGGCCGTGCCCGCCGGACTCGATCCGCTGGTGGCGCTGGCCGATACTGCCGCCCTGATTGCAGGCGGCTTGACTGGATTGGTGAAACGCTGA